In Methanobacterium sp., the DNA window ATTATAGTTTTTCAATGAATCTTGGGCAATTTTATAAGTTTCATCTGTAGATCCGTCATCAACGATAATAATATTAAAATTCCGTGGTTTAATTTCTTCTATAACATTCCCAATCAATTTACTTTCATTATAGGCAGGTATAACTACGTAAATATTTGGGTCGGATAATTTAGGATGATTAGATTGGGAGGAACGGTTAAAAGTATTGTTCCCAAAACGATTAAAATCATCTTTATTTGCCGTAGATTTCATGGTTACCTGCTCAAATAATTTTATGTTTATTATTATTGTTTTATGTAAAAGTACATTTGNNNNNNNNNNATGCCGAAATCATCATTTTTAATGTCTCCTGCAGCTCCAGAAAATCCTGTACCTCCGTAATGAGCAAGGGGAGATCCATCTCCAACAACCACTGCATCGTGGATCAATAAGAATTCATGTATTGCTGAAATGGCTGTTTCCTGTCCTCCGTTTCTTGATCCTCCAACAGTGATAGCACCCCCAACTTTATCTTTAAGTTTAAAATCAGAGCGCAGCGGTCTTGACCTGTCCATGAACATCTTTAACTGTGCTGAAACGTTTCCAAAATAAACCGGACTTCCAATGATTAATCCATGTGCTTCCTGGACTTTAATGAGTAGATTGTTAATTTCATCATCTTTGGGGCATTCACCGGTCATTTTACATATATCACATGCTGTGCATGGTTCAATTTCCATTTTACCTAAATGATAACTTTCAACGTCTGCTCCATTTTCTTTAGCAGCTTCAAGGGCCTTTTCAACCAGAAAAGTTGTATTTCCTTTTTTTCTTGGACTTCCTATAATTCCTATAATTTTTGCCATGTTATAACCTCGTGAATTCTAATCAACCGTAGTTCTTTGGTTTTGGATTTTAATTATTATCTTCTATATCCTATAGGAAAATATATCTTTAATACTGGATATTTAATTTTACCAATATATTAATGAAATAAAACATATTATTCAAGATAGCATGAAAAAAAATAATTACAGGGCATTAACTGCATCAGATAAGGCACTTGAAATTATCAGAAGATGTTTTGAAGATGAGAAAAAAGGCAATAGAAATGCCAGGAATGATATTAAAGAAGATTTAAAGGCTTATTTTATAAAAACTGAAGATGGATCGTATACATTGGACTCTAATGGAGTATCCGGTAAATCAGAGATGATGCATACTTGTCATGGTGCGGTTACTGAATCACTGGAAAAATTTGTTAAACCAGCCCAACTTGAAGGCAAAAAGGAAGTTAAAATTCTGGATATATGCAGCGGTCTTGGTTACAATGCAGCAACATGCATCGAAAATTTAGATGATTCAGTTAAAATTGATATAGACATGATAGAAATATCAAAGGAAACATTACAGGCAGCCCTTCTTATAGATAATCCGATAGAATCATATGAAATAATTAAGGGAGCAATAGAAAGCGAATTATTTAAAAGGGAATTACTTGGTTTTAAATTTTATCAAGAAAAAATACATGAAAGAATTAATATCAATATTTATATTGATGATGCAAGAAATGTAGTTAAAAATATAACAGATAAAAGATATGATGCAGTATTTTTAGACCCATTTTCACCCCTTAAATCACCAGAACTGTATTCTTTAGAGTTTTTCATTGCACTAAAAAATCTGCTTAAAGAAAATGGACTGATTTTAACTTATACGTCTGCAGCTCCGGTTAGATCTGCAATGGTTCTTGCAGGACTCCATATAGGGGAAGGACCTCAATTTGGAAGAAAAAGTGGGGGAACTATAGCATCAAAGAGCTCAAAAATGATCCAAACCCAAGTCAGCGCTGCTGATGAAAGGATGATAGCGTTAAGCGATGCAGGTGTTCCGTTTAGGGATCCAGAGCTCAAAGGATCTGGTGAAGAAATAATAGAAAGACGTGAAAATGAGCGAAAATTGGTGAGAGGAAATTCTAGAATAGCATCAACAGTAAAAACTCCTGTTTTTTTAAATAAGGAATTAGAAAACTCAAGACTTAAAAGAAGAATTTTAAGAAATATTGGATTTATGGGAATAGATGATCTGAAATCTTTTGAAGCCCGATTTATTATATGCCCCCAATATGAGGAATGCATCTGCAAATGTGGAAGCTCCAGATTAGAGGATTCAAAAAGCAGGATTAATGAAATGATAAAGAGATTATCAATAATTATTGAAAAATGCAATGACGCTGAAAGAATAATAGAATAGAATTATCTTAAATAAAGGTGGAAAAATTGAACTTCGAAATTAAATATAAAGATGCTTTAGGCAGAATTGGAAAACTTAAAACTCCACATGGAACTGTGGAAACTCCAGCTTTAATGCCTGTTATTCACCCCGGTAAACAGACAATTGATGTTAAAAGATACGGGGCCGATATGGTAATAACCAATGCTTATATAATCTATAAAAATGAAGAACTTAAAAATAAGGCCCTTAAAGGCGGTGTTCATGATTTAATTAATTTTAACGGCCCCATAGTTACAGATTCAGGTTCTTTTCAATTATCAGAATATGGAGATATTGATGTAGATAACAGAGAAATAATTGAATTCCAGGAGAAGATAGGTACAGATATTGGTACTTCACTGGATATTCCAACTCCACCATACGTAAAACGCGAAAGAGCAGAAAGAGAACTTGAAATCACACTTAAACGAGCAGAAGAAGCCTTAAATGTAAGGGAAAATTTAATGATGAACTCAGTTGTTCAGGGTTCAACATTCCCTGATTTAAGGGCCAAATGTGCCGGAATAATAGGAAAAATGGATTTTGAGGTGTATCCAATAGGTGCAGTGGTTCCTCTACTTGAAAATTACAAATACATGGATGTTCTTGATATAGTAATGGCTTCAGTACAGCATTTACCTCCATCAAGACCAAGACACCTTATGGGAGCAGGTCACCCCATGGTATTTGCCTTTGCAGTAGCAATGGGCTGTGATCTTTTTGATTCTGCTGCATATATCCTTTATGCTCAGGATGATCGTTTTATGATGCCTGATGGAACATATAAACTTCAAAATCTCTCTCAAATGCCCTGCTCCTGTGAAGTATGTGCAAATTATACTCCTAAAGATTTAAGGGGAATGAAGAAAGAGCAGAGAATGAAACTGATAGCAGCACATAACCTTAACATCAGTTTTGCAGAAATAAGGAAGATAAAACAGGCAATAATCAATGGAAGCCTGCTTGAACTGGTTGAAAATAGATGCAGATCCCATCCATATCTTTTAGATGCTCTAAGAGGTCTGAAAAAATATAAAAACATGCTGGAAGAATTCGATCCGGCCTACAAAAAATCTGCATTTTTTTACAGTGGTCCTGAATCCCTGAACAGGCCCGAAATTTACAGACACCTAAAACGTCTTAAGAGACTTCCAAAAAAGAATAGGTTAGTGCTTTTACCTCCATTTAAAAAGCCTTATTCAAAAAATATCAAAACAATCCTTTTAAATAATCCTGAAATTGAAAATATAAATGATCTAGTGGGTGAATTATATAAAATCCAGAATTCAAGTGATGCTGAATTGAATGATTCAGTGCAAATAGCAGTACTTGATTATCCTTTTGGAATTATTCCCCTCGAAGTTGATGAAGTGTACCCTTTAGCTCAAAATGAAGCCCCTTCATGTCTGGATGAAGATTCCAAAAAGTTTATCCAGGATACTTTAAGGGATTATATGGAAAATTTCATTGAAATTATAATAAGTGAAAAGGTCATAAAGAAGTTTAATCTTGACTATAAAATTGAAAAATATGAAGAATCTCTGGAAATAAATTTAGATGATTTAAATAAAATAGAATATATAGCAGATTATCAATTTGGAGAAGGTTCGGGAAAAGCTCTATTTAATGGAAACATAAATATTGTTAAAAGTAGAAAAACAGGTAAGATAAGGCATGTTCATGACGGCGATGTTTTAATTGCAACACTTCGTGCAAGTGATGGCATTTTTGTGCTCAGCATGGAAGGTGCAAAACGTCTTCACAGTTATCTTGAATATCCTGAAAATAGGGTTGTTGTAAACAGCGATGCTGAACCCTTTGCAAGAGAAGGAAAAAGTATATTTGCTAAATTTGTAATAGATTGTGATATAAATATAAGAGCTAATGAAGAAGTTCTGATTGTTAATGAAAATGATGAACTTTTAGCATTTGGTAAGTCACTTTTAAATGGCCGTGAAATAATGGACTTTAACATAGGCCAAGCAGTTAAAACAAGGAAAGGAGGAAAATAATGATACCTGGTGCAGGAATGAACCCAAAACAACTTAAACAGATGCAGAGAGCCATGAAACAGATGGGAATGGACATGAAAGATGTTAAGGGTGCTACAGAAGTAATAATTAAATTTAAAGATAAAGAAGTAATTATCAGCAATCCTAAGGTAAACTTGATGGATTTCATGGGACAGAAAACCTATCAGATCACTGGCAAGCCCAAAGAGAGGAAGTTAAAAGTTGAATTAATCATTCCAGATGAGGATGTTGAGCTTGTATCTGCTCAAACAGGTGTAAGTAAGGAAGAAGCTCATAAAGCCCTTAAAGAAACCAATGGAGACCTTGCAGAAGCGATTATGAGGTTAAGTTAATGGCATTTATCGTTCATTTATCTGATCTGCACGTGGGTGCAATCAATTTTAAAGATGAATTTTTATTAAGTGCAATTAAAAAATCTAATGAGCTTAACCCTGATTTAGTCATTGTCACAGGCGATATAACTGAAAATGGTTACTATCATGAATTTGAACATGCAGCAGAGTTTCTGGATTTAATAGAAAATCCAATCCTTGTTGTTCCTGGAAACCATGATTCAAGGCATATAGGAAATGAATCATTTGAACAGCTGATAAGAAAACGATGCAGTACTTTAACAGTTAAAAATGATGAAATTAAAGCCATAGGATTGGACAGCAGCGAACCGGACCTGGATTATGGGAAAATTGGAAGAGCTCAACAGAAAAGAATGGAAAAAGAACTGAAAGAAGCTGAAAACCGAAATCTGTATAAAATAATAGCTCTTCACCACCATCTGATACCTGTTCCAAAAACAGGGCGTGAAAGAAACGTATTAACTGACGCAGGAGATATTTTGAAATCAGTAATAGATGGAAACGCTGATCTGGTGCTTTCAGGGCATAAACATGTGCCTCATGTATGGCAACTTGAAAATACTGCATTTGTAACCGCGGGAACAGTATCATCTCTGAAACTTCGGGGAAAAGATATTTGTTCATTTAACACAATTGATATTCAGGAGAAAAGTGTAGAAATAGTATTGAATCAGTCTGATGGGAATTCAAGAATTCTTGCAAAATATGAAAATAAGTGTAAGGTGATTGATTGAAAGTAATTATCGATGCATCTAATGTGGCTCATTATGGGAAAGAAAAAGACGGTAGTCCACGTTTAGACACTGTATTAAAGTCAATAGAAGCTTTAAAGGCGTTAGGATATGAGCCCTATGCCATTGCAGATGCATCACTGCGACATGAAATAGATAAAAAGGAAGAATTCAACAAACTCCTTGAAGAAGGGAGAATAGTGCAGGTTCCATCAGGCACCACAGCAGATCACTATATTTTGAAAATAGCTGAAG includes these proteins:
- a CDS encoding glycosyltransferase, encoding MKSTANKDDFNRFGNNTFNRSSQSNHPKLSDPNIYVVIPAYNESKLIGNVIEEIKPRNFNIIIVDDGSTDETYKIAQDSLKNYN
- a CDS encoding flavodoxin family protein, translated to MAKIIGIIGSPRKKGNTTFLVEKALEAAKENGADVESYHLGKMEIEPCTACDICKMTGECPKDDEINNLLIKVQEAHGLIIGSPVYFGNVSAQLKMFMDRSRPLRSDFKLKDKVGGAITVGGSRNGGQETAISAIHEFLLIHDAVVVGDGSPLAHYGGTGFSGAAGDIKNDDFG
- a CDS encoding MnmC family methyltransferase, which codes for MKKNNYRALTASDKALEIIRRCFEDEKKGNRNARNDIKEDLKAYFIKTEDGSYTLDSNGVSGKSEMMHTCHGAVTESLEKFVKPAQLEGKKEVKILDICSGLGYNAATCIENLDDSVKIDIDMIEISKETLQAALLIDNPIESYEIIKGAIESELFKRELLGFKFYQEKIHERININIYIDDARNVVKNITDKRYDAVFLDPFSPLKSPELYSLEFFIALKNLLKENGLILTYTSAAPVRSAMVLAGLHIGEGPQFGRKSGGTIASKSSKMIQTQVSAADERMIALSDAGVPFRDPELKGSGEEIIERRENERKLVRGNSRIASTVKTPVFLNKELENSRLKRRILRNIGFMGIDDLKSFEARFIICPQYEECICKCGSSRLEDSKSRINEMIKRLSIIIEKCNDAERIIE
- the tgtA gene encoding tRNA guanosine(15) transglycosylase TgtA, yielding MNFEIKYKDALGRIGKLKTPHGTVETPALMPVIHPGKQTIDVKRYGADMVITNAYIIYKNEELKNKALKGGVHDLINFNGPIVTDSGSFQLSEYGDIDVDNREIIEFQEKIGTDIGTSLDIPTPPYVKRERAERELEITLKRAEEALNVRENLMMNSVVQGSTFPDLRAKCAGIIGKMDFEVYPIGAVVPLLENYKYMDVLDIVMASVQHLPPSRPRHLMGAGHPMVFAFAVAMGCDLFDSAAYILYAQDDRFMMPDGTYKLQNLSQMPCSCEVCANYTPKDLRGMKKEQRMKLIAAHNLNISFAEIRKIKQAIINGSLLELVENRCRSHPYLLDALRGLKKYKNMLEEFDPAYKKSAFFYSGPESLNRPEIYRHLKRLKRLPKKNRLVLLPPFKKPYSKNIKTILLNNPEIENINDLVGELYKIQNSSDAELNDSVQIAVLDYPFGIIPLEVDEVYPLAQNEAPSCLDEDSKKFIQDTLRDYMENFIEIIISEKVIKKFNLDYKIEKYEESLEINLDDLNKIEYIADYQFGEGSGKALFNGNINIVKSRKTGKIRHVHDGDVLIATLRASDGIFVLSMEGAKRLHSYLEYPENRVVVNSDAEPFAREGKSIFAKFVIDCDINIRANEEVLIVNENDELLAFGKSLLNGREIMDFNIGQAVKTRKGGK
- a CDS encoding nascent polypeptide-associated complex protein; translated protein: MIPGAGMNPKQLKQMQRAMKQMGMDMKDVKGATEVIIKFKDKEVIISNPKVNLMDFMGQKTYQITGKPKERKLKVELIIPDEDVELVSAQTGVSKEEAHKALKETNGDLAEAIMRLS
- a CDS encoding metallophosphoesterase; amino-acid sequence: MAFIVHLSDLHVGAINFKDEFLLSAIKKSNELNPDLVIVTGDITENGYYHEFEHAAEFLDLIENPILVVPGNHDSRHIGNESFEQLIRKRCSTLTVKNDEIKAIGLDSSEPDLDYGKIGRAQQKRMEKELKEAENRNLYKIIALHHHLIPVPKTGRERNVLTDAGDILKSVIDGNADLVLSGHKHVPHVWQLENTAFVTAGTVSSLKLRGKDICSFNTIDIQEKSVEIVLNQSDGNSRILAKYENKCKVID